The Larimichthys crocea isolate SSNF chromosome I, L_crocea_2.0, whole genome shotgun sequence genomic interval TTTGAGTTTAGTAATATTAACTTCTGACAAATCAGTTAGCAAAAGGACAGGTATAGTCACTGGTATGGTCACTGATAATAAATCAGAAAGCTTGGCTGCCACCTTAGACCAAAACTGTGAAACTGGAGGGCAATTCCACATCATATGCAAAAAAGTGCCAACGGCCTTCATAGAACATAGGCTACACAAAGGATCAGCTATCAACTTCATACAGTGGAGTTTGCGAGGGGTTAAATATGTCCTGTGTACATAATTAAAGTGGATCTGCTGATGGTCTGGGTTGCGGGAAGCCTCTCGCAGGAGTTTTTATGAATAGCAGACTTCAGTGTGTCCAACAATAATGTCAGTAAACAGCTGCACATGCTGTACATGAGCATGCTGAGTCATTCTTCACATTAAGTTACGTTCCTAACATCTGGTGACTCCATCAGGGGCGAGCCTGGATAAGAGTAGCCCTGATGGAGAAGAGGCTGTCTGAATACATCGCCACTGCTCTGAGGGACAGCAGAACGACCAGGTTAGAGGCCCCACACACTGAACTATCCTGCTTTACCATCCTATACTCAGTACCATGTTACCACCTGGTTGTATTTGTCTCTGTTCTTTAGGAGGTTGTATGCAGAAGGAGCCATCGTGTTAAGAGAGGAAGCCCAGGTTCTAACAGGGATGCTCATAGGTCTTGGAGCCATAGACTTTAGGTGAGGAGACTTTAATACTGTAACATTTCATGCATCAAACTGATCATCTTAGATAGGTTTGTATAGCATTTTGTCTTATTTCTGCGTTGTTTCTCTTCCATAGTTTTTGCCTGAAAGGGGAGGCCTTGGATGGGAAATCCTCTGCCGTGATTGACTACACACCATACTTGAAATTCACACAAAGGTATGTTCATTGACtctgagtaaaaaaaattatacttGGTATAATATCTCTATGTTTTATATCCTTGGAGATACCATGCTGTCATAATGCCACTTTAAACAGTTGCAGAAATTCCtctttgataataataattcacaaatcaattatcatcatcatttattactGTGCTGCACAAGATAGAAGttgaattgtttttctttttttcatagcagacattttgacttgtcatagtaaaaaaaaaaaaaaagcgcaggtgttactaataacattaacgatgCTGGGCTCttgaaaagaaataatttgGCTGCTTCTGCTGTAGCTATGATTACCAGAGTGATGACGATGATCGACAGAGTGTTGACAGCAGCACAAGCGATGACAGCATCCCCGAACACCCTTACATCCCCCTGGTCACTGACGAGGAGAGCTGGAGCACAAAATGTCGCAAGATGGAGCAGAGGTTCAAGATCGTCAATGCTCAGAAGGTGAGCCtccattttgttgtgtttgaccAGGAATTATGTTtcggtttgacattttgggacaAGGGCTCATTTgctaaaaaagcaaaaaaattgAGAGTCACAGTTGCTGGTGCTATCAAAGAGTGTAAGTTACTCTTATATGATGAATATGTAAACGTTGAATGTTTTGTGCTTGCTGTTGCTGCATAGGGCTGAGGTAAAGTAGGCAGCCTCTAAACCACAGCATCACAGAATAATTTCTGTAATACAATGAGCATCACAGATGGATCATGTTTAATTTGAGTATCCGAGGGTGGATGATTCCTTTCGCTCAGTGTGGATGTGCGTTGTCAGGGTTACCTGGAGGAGCTTGTGCGCCTGCGTGAGTCCCAGCTGAAGAACACCGAAACTGAGAACAAAAGGCTAAAAGCCCGGCTGGAGGAGCTACAGAGCCACAGcctgcaggagaagaaggacCTGGAGGCCATAGTCCTGGAGCTCCAGGAGCAACTGTAAGTGATAGAGACTCCAGGTTTCACTCATCATAAGCATTTCAGTTGGTTTAGTTGTAAGCGTTTGTCTGGATTTGATTACTTCTTAGTAATGTATTGTATCTTTATGTTTATCAGGACAAGCTTGATTCCATGTGACTCCAACCACCTGGCCAAAAACCTTTCAATCCCTTTGGTCAACCAGTGGCCGGCACTTCAGTCATACAACAACCAAGACGACGTCAAGCTATTCCGCAGGTTTGACTGAGTGTCTGTGCCTTGGCATAACTTAACTTACAATAGCACGAGTAATTTaacaggtttttgtttcttcgTGGAAATAACACTGGCGAACaattctgttgagttagatttttatgctgattaaaactaaaattgtcatgctgattccaaaattacTCTAGCACGTCAAgatttttctccacagcttaccctcctcataagcaaaattccactgattagctgtaataaga includes:
- the LOC104935464 gene encoding RUN domain-containing protein 3A, producing the protein MESGCLQAAMAMGDVSKKASARNVAVERKNLITVCRFSVKTLLEKYTAEPIDDSSEEFINFAAILEHILSHRFKGTSSWFDGQRSYWDYIRLACAKVPNSCISSIESMENISTSRAKGRAWIRVALMEKRLSEYIATALRDSRTTRRLYAEGAIVLREEAQVLTGMLIGLGAIDFSFCLKGEALDGKSSAVIDYTPYLKFTQSYDYQSDDDDRQSVDSSTSDDSIPEHPYIPLVTDEESWSTKCRKMEQRFKIVNAQKGYLEELVRLRESQLKNTETENKRLKARLEELQSHSLQEKKDLEAIVLELQEQLTSLIPCDSNHLAKNLSIPLVNQWPALQSYNNQDDVKLFRRRSFPSTELLSVEISLDSDSQRTEGKQNGGAWCTEKDYTPSMMGLCGSLASLPSCKSLASLKSSECLVNISTENSPALSPS